In one window of Nesterenkonia sandarakina DNA:
- a CDS encoding inorganic diphosphatase — protein MTHDVTIEIPEGSRVKYEIDHETHRLRLDRVLFTPMQYPTHYGYFDDTLGEDGDPLDAMVWIPGVDLVPGVVVESRPVGVLNMTDDGGGDAKLLCVPKDKRFDHIQELEDVDQWTRQEIEHFFTRYKDLEPGKWVKIEGWAGRAEAEAELTRSIERFKG, from the coding sequence CTGACCCACGATGTCACCATCGAAATCCCTGAAGGCTCGCGCGTGAAGTACGAGATCGACCACGAGACCCACCGGCTGCGTCTCGACCGGGTGCTCTTCACCCCGATGCAGTACCCGACCCACTACGGCTACTTCGACGACACCCTCGGAGAAGACGGTGACCCGTTGGACGCCATGGTCTGGATCCCCGGAGTGGACCTGGTTCCCGGCGTCGTCGTGGAGTCCCGCCCGGTGGGCGTGCTGAACATGACCGACGACGGCGGCGGTGACGCCAAGCTGCTCTGTGTCCCCAAGGACAAGCGCTTCGACCACATCCAGGAGCTCGAGGACGTGGATCAGTGGACGCGCCAGGAGATCGAGCACTTCTTCACCCGCTATAAGGACCTCGAGCCCGGCAAGTGGGTCAAGATCGAAGGCTGGGCCGGCCGTGCCGAGGCCGAGGCCGAGCTGACCCGCTCCATCGAGCGCTTCAAGGGCTGA
- a CDS encoding oxidoreductase: protein MTSPQPVALVTGASSGIGAATARRLAAAGYLVYGAARRAERLEELRGDGVVPLVLDLLDEGSLTTAVKQIREDTGRLDVLVNNAGYGSFGAVEDVPLEEARRQFEVNLFGLARLVQLSLPMMRSHGTGTIINVSSVAGKVAGPLGGWYHATKFALEGFSDSLRQEVAPFGVRVVVVQPGAIKTEWGAHALDSARRASGDGDYAHRVEGLARGILNPAGVQRRASGPEVIARVIERAATSSRPRTRYALGHLAWVGLFGRRMLSDKLLDQVTGRIMG, encoded by the coding sequence ATGACCTCCCCTCAGCCCGTCGCGCTGGTCACCGGTGCCTCTTCGGGGATCGGCGCGGCGACCGCGCGCAGACTCGCCGCCGCCGGGTACCTCGTCTACGGCGCCGCGCGCCGTGCTGAGCGACTCGAGGAGCTGCGCGGAGACGGCGTCGTCCCGCTGGTGCTCGACCTGCTCGACGAGGGCTCGCTGACCACCGCGGTGAAGCAGATCCGGGAGGACACCGGACGGCTCGACGTGTTGGTGAACAACGCCGGCTACGGCTCCTTCGGTGCCGTGGAGGATGTGCCGCTGGAGGAGGCGCGCCGGCAGTTCGAGGTCAACCTCTTCGGACTGGCCCGGCTGGTGCAGCTGAGCCTGCCCATGATGCGCTCCCACGGCACCGGCACCATCATCAACGTCTCCTCGGTGGCGGGGAAGGTGGCCGGACCCCTGGGCGGGTGGTACCACGCCACGAAGTTCGCGCTCGAGGGCTTCAGCGACTCGCTGCGCCAGGAGGTGGCCCCCTTCGGGGTCCGCGTGGTGGTGGTCCAGCCCGGAGCGATCAAGACCGAATGGGGCGCCCACGCACTGGACTCGGCCCGCCGAGCCTCCGGGGACGGGGACTACGCGCACCGCGTCGAAGGGCTCGCCCGCGGGATCCTGAACCCCGCCGGCGTGCAGCGCCGCGCCTCGGGCCCCGAGGTCATCGCCCGAGTGATCGAGCGCGCCGCCACCAGCTCACGGCCACGCACCCGTTACGCGCTGGGGCACCTCGCCTGGGTGGGGCTCTTCGGCCGCCGGATGCTCAGCGACAAGCTGCTCGACCAGGTGACCGGCCGGATCATGGGCTGA
- a CDS encoding zinc-dependent metalloprotease codes for MNSISEAQAGDLMINWELASTTAARVAPAGPRFSAAQVQQEVAALRGAAAAAVDHVHRITGLDAAQNLGADPAETLIVDRATWSKANVQSFRELLGPALKIALEQKPELGREGSNAQVFGSSFAGAELGAVLAFLSANVLGQFDPFTQNRLILVAPNIVEITRELNVVPEDFRLWVCLHEQTHRVQFAAAPWLADHLKSKITELSSSTMGMASGLGDRLGEVIEQIRAGRGLIEVIQTPQDRETMSHLTAVMSLLEGHANVIMDGVDASIVPSVKTIRRRFEARGKTRTPLEKFIRRLLQLDVKAAQYRDGQKFVGHLVETIGMDSFNIIWESPEHLPTEQELHHPQEWIERMRLA; via the coding sequence ATGAACAGCATCTCCGAGGCTCAAGCCGGTGACCTGATGATCAACTGGGAGCTCGCCAGCACGACGGCGGCGCGAGTCGCGCCTGCGGGGCCCCGGTTCAGCGCTGCCCAGGTCCAGCAGGAGGTGGCCGCGCTGCGCGGCGCCGCCGCAGCCGCAGTGGATCACGTGCACCGGATCACCGGCCTGGATGCGGCCCAGAACCTGGGAGCCGATCCCGCCGAGACCCTGATCGTGGATCGCGCCACCTGGTCCAAGGCCAACGTGCAGAGCTTCCGGGAGCTGCTGGGACCGGCATTGAAGATCGCCCTGGAGCAGAAGCCAGAACTGGGCAGGGAGGGCTCCAACGCGCAGGTCTTCGGCTCCTCCTTCGCCGGAGCCGAGCTCGGCGCGGTGCTGGCCTTCCTCTCCGCCAACGTGCTCGGCCAGTTCGACCCCTTCACGCAGAACCGGCTGATCCTGGTCGCCCCGAACATCGTGGAGATCACTCGCGAGCTCAACGTGGTCCCCGAAGACTTCCGGCTCTGGGTGTGCCTGCACGAACAGACCCACCGGGTGCAGTTCGCCGCCGCACCGTGGCTGGCGGACCATCTGAAGTCGAAGATCACCGAGCTGAGCTCCTCCACCATGGGCATGGCCTCCGGGCTGGGTGACCGGCTCGGTGAGGTCATCGAGCAGATCCGGGCCGGGCGCGGCCTGATCGAGGTCATTCAGACTCCGCAGGACCGCGAGACGATGTCCCACCTGACTGCGGTGATGAGCCTTCTCGAAGGCCACGCGAACGTCATCATGGACGGTGTGGACGCCTCGATCGTGCCCAGCGTGAAGACCATCCGGCGGCGCTTCGAAGCCCGCGGCAAGACCCGCACCCCGTTGGAGAAGTTCATCCGCAGGCTGCTCCAGCTCGATGTCAAGGCTGCGCAGTACCGGGACGGACAGAAGTTCGTCGGGCACCTCGTGGAGACCATCGGCATGGACTCCTTCAACATCATCTGGGAATCGCCCGAGCATCTGCCCACCGAGCAGGAGCTGCACCACCCGCAGGAATGGATCGAGCGCATGAGGCTGGCGTGA